From one Nitrosococcus halophilus Nc 4 genomic stretch:
- a CDS encoding DUF3565 domain-containing protein yields the protein MERKIVDYHQDEEGDWVADLECGHSQHVRHQPPFINRPWVVTAEGRKSRLGRVLNCIQCDSKDGN from the coding sequence ATGGAGCGCAAAATAGTCGATTATCATCAAGATGAGGAGGGCGATTGGGTGGCGGATCTGGAGTGTGGTCATAGCCAACATGTTCGGCACCAACCCCCATTTATCAATCGACCTTGGGTCGTGACTGCGGAAGGGCGCAAGTCCAGGTTGGGGCGAGTACTCAACTGTATCCAATGCGATTCAAAGGATGGGAATTGA
- a CDS encoding TIGR04283 family arsenosugar biosynthesis glycosyltransferase: MILRLARAAIGSKFHATPPRGINQAIQISMISVIIPAYNEEKALPATLDCLFNQPGVFEVILVDGGSVDRTQEIAKAHDSIQLLSSPKGRASQMNAGAARARGDWLLFLHADTLLPEDALMTIDALDGNIAAGGFRHRFSGQNGSLRLISLMDNFRCRSTRIIYGDQAMFVRQRLFQELGGFPDQPILEDIAFCQQLIQVTQPILMESTVVTDSRKFIKKGIWRSTGQVVLIQLCVTLRLPIPRTALTFFQDVR; the protein is encoded by the coding sequence TTGATTTTACGGCTCGCAAGGGCGGCCATAGGTTCGAAGTTCCACGCCACTCCTCCCAGGGGTATCAACCAAGCCATCCAAATCTCTATGATTTCCGTTATCATCCCTGCCTATAATGAGGAAAAGGCTCTTCCCGCCACCTTGGACTGCCTCTTCAACCAACCTGGTGTTTTTGAAGTTATCCTGGTTGACGGGGGCAGCGTTGATCGAACCCAAGAGATTGCAAAAGCCCATGATTCCATTCAACTTCTGAGTTCTCCCAAAGGCCGGGCCTCTCAAATGAACGCCGGTGCCGCTCGAGCCAGGGGGGATTGGTTACTCTTTCTTCATGCAGACACTCTGCTCCCTGAAGATGCCCTCATGACGATTGACGCCTTGGACGGCAATATAGCTGCAGGAGGATTTCGCCATCGCTTCTCTGGCCAGAATGGATCCTTGCGATTGATCTCCCTCATGGATAATTTCCGCTGCCGTTCAACTCGAATTATTTATGGGGATCAAGCCATGTTTGTTAGGCAGCGGCTGTTCCAAGAACTGGGTGGATTTCCAGACCAGCCCATCTTGGAAGACATTGCCTTTTGTCAGCAACTTATTCAGGTGACCCAGCCCATACTTATGGAAAGCACGGTCGTCACCGATTCCCGTAAATTCATCAAGAAGGGAATATGGCGTAGCACCGGACAGGTCGTCTTGATTCAGTTGTGCGTGACATTACGCTTGCCTATTCCAAGGACGGCTTTGACTTTCTTTCAGGATGTACGCTAA
- a CDS encoding cytochrome P460 family protein, protein MKNPLKLVAIICALSPLYAYGGGDPEFVKFPEGYEQSFSHYATINRANQKQVAKLYANETAVSSHKEGQTADSGSAIVMEVYKPKTDAEGKPIPGDNGIFKIDALAAVAVMEKKDNWDAAYPQEHRAGNWGFAVYNPDGTPKSNDLECAQCHTPLESQDHMFTHQKLIDYVKHH, encoded by the coding sequence ATGAAAAACCCTTTGAAGTTAGTGGCTATAATCTGTGCTTTGTCTCCACTCTACGCCTATGGGGGCGGGGACCCTGAATTTGTGAAGTTTCCAGAAGGTTATGAGCAATCTTTTAGTCATTATGCCACAATCAACCGCGCCAACCAGAAACAGGTAGCCAAACTCTATGCTAATGAGACTGCCGTTTCCAGCCATAAGGAAGGTCAGACCGCGGATTCAGGATCGGCCATTGTCATGGAAGTCTATAAACCCAAGACAGATGCTGAAGGTAAACCCATTCCCGGCGATAACGGTATTTTCAAAATTGATGCACTCGCTGCCGTTGCCGTCATGGAAAAAAAGGACAATTGGGATGCGGCTTACCCCCAGGAGCATCGTGCAGGCAATTGGGGATTCGCCGTGTATAACCCTGACGGTACCCCCAAGAGCAATGATCTAGAGTGCGCCCAATGCCATACTCCTCTGGAAAGCCAGGACCACATGTTCACCCACCAGAAACTTATCGACTACGTAAAACATCATTAA
- a CDS encoding CIA30 family protein: MMKTLIRLIVLIVLMLLPLTGFLLENQMIIDFRNQEPRSWQVINDGVMGGLSKSNFRTTSSGTGVFEGQVSLANRGGFASVRWPVRKLDLSSFTGLAVRIRGDGQLYRLRLRTDAQFDGIAYQTKFQTSNQAWEVVKLPFSGFVPTFRGRILEDEKPLDSSAIFQVGVMIADKQAGDFQLEIEWIKAY, encoded by the coding sequence ATGATGAAAACACTAATCCGACTCATTGTTCTTATTGTTTTAATGCTATTACCATTAACTGGTTTTTTATTAGAAAATCAAATGATTATTGACTTTAGAAACCAAGAGCCTCGCTCCTGGCAAGTCATCAATGATGGGGTCATGGGCGGCCTTTCAAAAAGCAACTTCCGGACAACCTCATCGGGAACAGGTGTTTTTGAAGGGCAGGTGTCCTTAGCAAACAGAGGGGGCTTTGCCTCAGTACGTTGGCCGGTTAGAAAATTAGATCTGTCGTCTTTCACTGGTCTAGCAGTCCGTATTCGTGGCGATGGCCAGCTATATCGCCTTAGATTGCGTACCGATGCTCAATTCGATGGAATCGCCTATCAAACAAAATTTCAGACCTCTAATCAAGCTTGGGAAGTAGTGAAACTACCCTTTTCTGGGTTTGTGCCTACTTTCCGTGGCCGCATTTTGGAAGATGAAAAACCACTCGATTCTAGCGCAATTTTCCAGGTAGGCGTGATGATTGCCGACAAGCAGGCAGGCGATTTTCAGTTGGAGATTGAATGGATTAAGGCCTACTAA